Proteins found in one Panthera tigris isolate Pti1 chromosome B3, P.tigris_Pti1_mat1.1, whole genome shotgun sequence genomic segment:
- the HIF1A gene encoding hypoxia-inducible factor 1-alpha, translating into MEGAGGANDKKKISSERRKEKSRDAARSRRSKESEVFYELAHQLPLPHNVSSHLDKASVMRLTISYLRVRKLLDAGDLDIEDEMKAQMNCFYLKALDGFVMVLTDDGDMIYISDNVNKYMGLTQFELTGHSVFDFTHPCDHEEMREMLTHRNGLVKKGKEQNTQRSFFLRMKCTLTSRGRTMNIKSATWKVLHCTGHIHVYDTNSNQSQCGYKKPPMTCLVLICEPIPHPSNIEIPLDSKTFLSRHSLDMKFSYCDERITELMGYEPEELLGRSIYEYYHALDSDHLTKTHHDMFTKGQVTTGQYRMLAKRGGYVWVETQATVIYNTKNSQPQCIVCVNYVVSGIIQHDLIFSLQQTECVLKPVESSDMKMTQLFTKVESEDTSSLFDKLKKEPDALTLLAPAAGDTIISLDFGSNDTETDDQQLEEVPLYNDVMLPSSNEKLQNINLAMSPLPASETPKPLRSSADPALNQEVVLKLEPNPESLELSFTMPQIQDQPASPSDGSTRQSSPEPTSPSEYCFDVDSDMVNEFKLELVEKLFAEDTEAKNPFSTQDTDLDLEMLAPYIPMDDDFQLRSFDQLSPLESSSTSPQSVGTITVFQPAQMQEEPPVTTTSTTATTDELKTVTKDGIEDIKILIASPSPTHVPKVTTGATTSLYGDTGSRTASPNRAGKGVIEQTEKSHPRSPNVLSVTLSQRTTIPEEELNPKILALQNAQRKRKIEHDGSLFQAVGIGTLLQQPDDRATTTSLSWKRVKGCKSSEQNGMEQKTIILIPSDLACRLLGQSMDESGLPQLTSYDCEVNAPVQGSRNLLQGEELLRALDQVN; encoded by the exons GATAAGTTCTGAACGTCGAAAAGAAAAGTCTAGAGATGCAGCGAGATCTCGGCGAAGTAAAGAGTCTGAAGTTTTCTATGAACTTGCTCATCAGTTGCCACTTCCCCATAATGTGAGCTCGCATCTCGATAAGGCTTCTGTTATGAGGCTCACCATCAGCTATTTGCGTGTGAGGAAACTTCTGGATGCTG GTGATTTAGATATTGAAGATGAAATGAAGGCACAGATGAATTGCTTTTATTTGAAAGCCTTGGATGGTTTTGTTATGGTTCTCACAGATGATGGTGACATGATCTACATTTCTGATAATGTGAACAAGTACATGGGATTAACTCAG tTTGAACTAACTGGACACAGTGTGTTTGATTTTACTCATCCATGTGACcatgaagaaatgagagaaatgctTACACATAGAAATG GCCTTGTGAAGAAGGGTAAAGAGCAGAATACACAGCGAAGCTTTTTTCTCAGAATGAAGTGTACCCTAACTAGCCGAGGGAGAACCATGAACATAAAGTCAGCAACGTGGAAA GTACTTCACTGCACAGGCCATATTCATGTCTACGATACCAATAGTAACCAATCTCAGTGTGGGTATAAGAAACCACCCATGACGTGCTTGGTGCTGATTTGTGAACCCATTCCTCATCCATCAAATATTGAAATTCCTTTAGATAGCAAGACTTTTCTGAGTCGTCATAGTCTGGATATGAAATTTTCTTACTGTGATGAAAG AATTACTGAATTGATGGGATATGAGCCAGAGGAACTTTTGGGCCGGTCAATATATGAATATTACCACGCTTTGGACTCTGACCATCTGACCAAAACTCATCATGACA TGTTTACTAAAGGCCAAGTCACCACAGGACAGTACAGGATGCTTGCCAAAAGAGGTGGATATGTCTGGGTTGAAACTCAAGCGACCGTCATATATAACACTAAGAACTCTCAACCACAGTGCATTGTATGTGTAAATTACGTTGTGAG TGGTATTATTCAGCACGACTTGATTTTCTCCCTTCAACAAACAGAATGTGTCCTCAAACCAGTTGAATCTTCAGATATGAAAATGACTCAGCTGTTCACCAAAGTTGAATCAGAAGACACAAGTAGTCTGTTTGATAAACTTAAGAAGGAACCTGATGCTTTAACTTTGCTGGCCCCAGCTGCTGGAGACACAATCATATCTTTAGATTTCGGCAGCAATG ACACAGAAACTGATGACCAGCAACTTGAGGAAGTTCCATTGTATAATGATGTAATGCTTCCCTCATCCAATGAAAAATTACAGAACATAAATTTGGCAATGTCTCCATTACCTGCTTCTGAAACTCCAAAGCCACTTCGAAGTAGTGCTGACCCTGCACTCAATCAAGAAGTTGTACTAAAATTAGAGCCAAATCCAGAGTCACTGGAACTTTCTTTTACTATGCCCCAGATTCAAGATCAGCCAGCTAGTCCTTCTGATGGAAGCACTAGACAGAGTTCACCTGAG CCTACCAGTCCCAGTGAATATTGTTTTGATGTGGATAGTGATATGGTCAATGAATTTAAGCTGGAATTGGTAGAGAAACTTTTTGCTGAAGACACAGAAGCCAAGAATCCATTTTCCACCCAG gaCACGGATTTAGACTTGGAGATGTTAGCTCCTTACATCCCAATGGATGATGACTTCCAGTTACGTTCCTTTGATCAGTTGTCGCCACTGGAAAGCAGTTCTACAAGCCCTCAAAGCGTGGGCACAATTACAGTATTCCAGCCGGCTCAGATGCAGGAGGAACCTCCTGTTACCACTACCAGTACCACTGCCACCACTGATGAATTAAAAACAGTGACAAAAGATGGTATAGAAGACATTAAAATACTGATTGCATCTCCATCTCCTACCCATGTACCCAAAGTAACTACTGGTGCCACAACATCACTGTATGGTGATACTGGAAGTCGGACAGCCTCACCAAACAGAGCAGGAAAAGGAGTCATAGAACAGACAGAAAAATCTCATCCAAGAAGCCCTAATGTGTTATCTGTCACTTTGAGTCAAAG aactaCCATTCCTGAAGAAGAACTAAATCCAAAGATACTAGCTTTGCAGAATGCTCAGAGAAAGCGAAAAATAGAACATGACGGTTCACTTTTTCAAGCAGTAGGAATT GGAACATTATTACAGCAGCCAGATGATCGTGCAACTACTACATCACTTTCTTGGAAACGCGTAAAAGGATGCAAATCTAGTGAGCAGAATGGAATGGAGCAAAAGACAATTATTTTAATACCCTCTG atttagcATGTAGACTGCTGGGGCAATCAATGGATGAGAGTGGATTACCACAACTGACCAGTTATGATTGTGAAGTTAATGCTCCTGTACAAGGCAGCAGAAACCTACTGCAGGGTGAAGAATTACTCAGAGCTTTGGATCAAGTTAACTGA